Within the Salvia hispanica cultivar TCC Black 2014 chromosome 4, UniMelb_Shisp_WGS_1.0, whole genome shotgun sequence genome, the region tacaTCTCCAAACATATGATAATTTCATCTTGAAATAGCATCATCCCAGAACTGatacttttatttgaaaactgatacttttgcatcataaaatgatagtttaagcggataaaatgatacttttgcatgataaaatgataaaatgatagtttcggggaataaaatgatagattctgtgaataaaatgatacttttgttTCATAATGATAGTTTTAGATTTTTGGCTGATAATGTGATAGTTCCTGTGGATAAAATAGTATACCTTCTGTCaataacaatttatatttttttttaatgaaagcATGACAGAGTTGATACCATAATAACCACTGTCATGGAGGATATCCACAGAGATGATGAAGTTTTAAAacagagagaagaaaatttgaataaggaGAAAGTGGTTTCtcaagaagatgatgaagttttaaaacaaagagaagaaaatttgaataaggaCAAAGGGAAGAAGATGGTTTCTCAAGATCCTCCAATGGAAAAGGAGAAAGTGGTCAgaacaacaaagaaaattgTTGAAGCAATGTGCTCTCCCTACAATGTCAGAGCAGTGAATCTGAAAGGAAAGCtgaataaagaagagagagaaataatgtACTGGTTGATGGCAGATGAAGAAAGTGAACAGTAAGTTTtgaattacataattatattcttattcAGTTCTTTTAACtaacattaaatatgaatttgaaatcaGTTATGAGGTAGTTTATGAGAACGACAAGATCACATTGTTCAAGATTGACTTCCACAGCCTTGCTCCACGTACATACGTCAGGATCAACATCATAGATGCATGGGTTGTGTTCCTCAACCacaatgaaaaattcaaatcaaaggCATCACCGAGTCGTCTTTTCATCAACACCACACCTACGGTACAGTAAacgattaaataaataatagtattacattaaaagttaaaatatatttacaaaaatgtaAACATGACAGATTTACAACATTACTGCAAGGAGATCTGGTTGGACTGAAGCAGAGAGTCGAGAAAGATTTTGCTCAAACTTGAATGAATTTGtgtcaaagattgaaaatttcaaatgggAAAATTATGA harbors:
- the LOC125218258 gene encoding uncharacterized protein LOC125218258 gives rise to the protein MEDIHRDDEVLKQREENLNKEKVVSQEDDEVLKQREENLNKDKGKKMVSQDPPMEKEKVVRTTKKIVEAMCSPYNVRAVNLKGKLNKEEREIMYWLMADEESEHYEVVYENDKITLFKIDFHSLAPRTYVRINIIDAWVVFLNHNEKFKSKASPSRLFINTTPTIYNITARRSGWTEAESRERFCSNLNEFVSKIENFKWENYDLIFFPIWAYEHYYIICFNLKMQMMDVIDNSLVSEDLLEKKYEDAPSTLRNFFRTYLGNGVNPSMGRTVKLSKTRYMNMPWQNDTNKVDCGIYVMRHLETYMGGPVRNWNSGLTKKGTESFIKLRARYTEALLIGDTNKKAFETLTMIKKKFENDSKKGEIDVEKMIREFEPLVY